One stretch of Maylandia zebra isolate NMK-2024a linkage group LG13, Mzebra_GT3a, whole genome shotgun sequence DNA includes these proteins:
- the LOC101466115 gene encoding E3 SUMO-protein ligase EGR2-like, with amino-acid sequence MSAKTAAEVSASLGSIPDGAPKDVCAETGMVFKEEAVGPEGAEGRDGGGDGGGDLGSPELSLQGHLAQYVATLRTQPVAFSGRFSLDSGSGGPGWAQGDVINVVSADIAPPGPAQGSGSASPNIYAGEAAGGGRGGAGDGNMAHGQPDISHMYAPPHPHSHPHPPQSYSCSGDVYQDQGYLSTSTCAVSYHPPPAYSSAPKPAADGALLSIVPEYGGFYPQSCQRDMHAGFPERKALPYPLDSLRVPPPLTPLNTIRNFTLSAPEGPAAAPFPGHQNLPLRPILRPRKYPNRPSKTPVHQRPYPCPAESCDRRFSRSDELSRHLRIHTGHKPFQCRICMRNFSRSDHLTTHIRTHTGEKPFTCDQCGRKFARSDERRRHMKIHLRQKEKKTPAS; translated from the exons ATGAGCGCTAAGACGGCGGCTGAAGTCTCGGCGTCTCTCGGCAGCATCCCAGACGGTGCTCCCAAAGATGTGTGCGCAGAAACGGGGATGGTGTTCAAGGAGGAGGCCGTGGGGCCGGAGGGAGCTGAAGGGCGGGACGGTGGTGGGGATGGAGGCG GTGATCTCGGCTCACCTGAGCTCTCTCTCCAGGGCCACTTGGCGCAGTACGTGGCCACTTTACGCACGCAGCCGGTGGCGTTTAGCGGCAGGTTCTCCCTGGACTCCGGGAGCGGGGGGCCAGGCTGGGCGCAGGGGGACGTGATCAACGTGGTCAGTGCGGACATCGCCCCCCCGGGACCGGCACAGGGGTCCGGATCAGCATCACCCAACATTTACGCGGGAGAAGCAGCAGGcggaggacgaggaggagcgGGAGACGGGAACATGGCGCACGGCCAGCCGGATATCAGCCACATGTACGCGCCCCCCCACCCACACTCACACCCCCACCCGCCCCAGTCCTACTCCTGCAGCGGGGACGTGTACCAGGACCAGGGTTACCTGTCCACCTCCACCTGCGCGGTGTCCTACCACCCGCCTCCCGCCTACAGCTCTGCGCCCAAACCGGCCGCTGATGGCGCGCTGCTCTCCATCGTGCCGGAGTACGGAGGCTTCTACCCGCAGAGCTGCCAGAGGGACATGCACGCCGGCTTCCCGGAGAGGAAGGCCCTTCCGTACCCGCTGGACTCGTTGCGGGTGCCTCCGCCGCTCACGCCTCTCAACACCATCAGGAACTTTACGCTCAGCGCGCCCGAAGGCCCGGCGGCCGCCCCCTTCCCCGGCCACCAGAACCTCCCCCTCAGGCCCATCTTAAGACCCCGGAAGTACCCGAATCGCCCGAGCAAGACCCCCGTGCACCAGAGACCGTATCCGTGCCCGGCGGAGAGCTGCGACCGCCGGTTCTCCCGGTCGGACGAGCTGAGCCGGCACCTGCGCATCCACACTGGCCACAAGCCGTTCCAGTGCCGCATCTGCATGCGCAACTTCAGCCGGAGCGACCACCTGACCACGCACATCCGCACGCACACCGGAGAGAAGCCGTTCACCTGCGACCAGTGTGGGAGGAAGTTCGCACGCAGCGATGAGAGGAGGCGGCACATGAAGATTCACCTGCggcagaaggagaagaagaccCCCGCGTCCTAA